One Gossypium raimondii isolate GPD5lz chromosome 3, ASM2569854v1, whole genome shotgun sequence genomic window carries:
- the LOC105796762 gene encoding uncharacterized protein LOC105796762 isoform X1: protein MKIAVVGGGISGVVSAYTLAKAGANVVLYEKEEYLGGHSKTVHFDGVDLDLGFMVFNRVTYPNMMELFESLGIDMEPSDMSLSVSLNEGKGCEWGSRNGLSALFAQKSNLFNPYFWQMLREILKFKNDVISYLELLENNPDIDRNETLGQFIKSKGYSELFQKAYLVPVCGSIWSCPTERVMDFSAFSILSFCRNHHLLQIFGRPQWMTVRWRSHRYVNKVREELESRGCQIRTGCEVHSVLSDAEGCTVLCGDDSHELYQGCIMAVHAPDALRLLGNQATYDESTVLGAFQYVYSDIYLHRDKNLMPKNPAAWSAWNFLGSTDKNVSLTYWLNVLQNLGETSLPFLVTLNPDYTPKHTLLKWRTGHPVPSVAATKASLELDRIQGKRGIWFCGAYLGYGFHEDGLKAGMIAANGLLGKSCNILSNPKHMVPSLMETGARLFVTRFLSHFISTGCVILLEEGGTMFTFEGTSNKCSLKTVIKVHSPHFYWKVMTEADLGLADSYINGDFSFVDKKDGLLNLVMILIANRDLISSNSKLSKKRGWWTPLLFTAGLTSAKYFFKHVLRQNTLTQARRNISRHYDLSNDLFALFLDETMTYSCAVFKTEDEDLKDAQHRKISLLIEKARIDSKHEILEIGCGWGSLAIEVVKRTGCKYTGITLSEEQLKLAEKRVKEAGLQENIRFQLCDYRQLPSTYKYDRIISCEMIEAVGHEYMEDFFGCCESVLADDGLLVLQFISIPEERYNEYRRSSDFIKEYIFPGGCLPSLARITTAMNAASKLCVEHVENIGLHYYQTLRYWRKNFLEKQSKIHALGFNDKFIRTWEYYFDYCAAGFKSNTLGNYQVVFSRPGNVVALGNPYKDFPSAS, encoded by the exons ATGAAAATAGCAGTGGTAGGAGGAGGGATAAGTGGGGTGGTATCAGCCTATACTTTAGCCAAAGCCGGTGCAAATGTAGTGCTTTACGAGAAAGAAGAGTATTTGGGAGGCCATTCCAAGACCGTTCACTTCGATGGTGTTGATTTAGACCTTGGTTTCATGGTTTTTAATCGC GTTACATATCCAAATATGATGGAGTTGTTTGAGAGCCTTGGGATTGATATGGAACCATCTGATATGTCACTCTCAGTGAGCCTTAATGAAGGCAAAGGCTGTGAATGGGGCAGCCGTAATGGCCTTTCAGCCTTGTTTGCCCAAAAATCCAACCTCTTCAATCCTTACTTTTGGCAAATGCTTAGAGAAATTCTCAAATTCAAGAATGATGTTATTAG TTATCTTGAATTGCTCGAAAACAACCCGGATATTGACCGTAATGAAACATTGGGACAGTTCATAAAATCAAAGGGTTACTCTGAATTATTTCAGAAGGCTTATCTG GTGCCTGTATGTGGTTCAATATGGTCATGCCCTACAGAAAGAGTTATGGATTTTTCAGCTTTCTCTATTCTTTCATTTTGCCGCAATCATCATCTACTTCAG ATCTTTGGACGACCACAGTGGATGACCGTTCGATGGCGTTCACATCGTTACGTCAATAAG GTTAGAGAAGAGCTGGAGAGTAGAGGTTGTCAAATAAGAACTGGTTGCGAGGTGCATTCTGTTTTGAGTGATGCTGAAG GTTGCACTGTATTATGTGGAGATGACTCTCACGAGTTATATCAAGGTTGCATAATGGCTGTTCATGCACCAGATGCTTTGAGATTGTTAGGGAATCAAGCAACATATGATGAATCAACAGTGCTTGGTGCTTTCCAATATGTCTATAG TGATATTTATCTTCATCGTGACAAAAATTTAATGCCCAAAAACCCAGCAGCATGGAGTGCATGGAATTTTCTTGGAAGTACAGACAAGAATGTATCTTTGACATACTGGCTTAATGTGCTTCAG AATCTAGGAGAAACAAGCCTACCCTTTTTGGTCACTCTCAATCCAGATTATACACCAAAACACACCTTGCTTAAGTGGAGAACAGGCCATCCAGTACCATCTGTTGCTGCAACAAAAGCTTCTCTTGAGCTTGATCGGATTCAAGGGAAGAGAGGAATTTGGTTTTGTGGAGCATACCTGG GCTATGGCTTCCATGAAGATGGATTAAAG GCTGGGATGATTGCTGCAAACGGTCTGCTGGGAAAAAGTTGTAATATTCTGAGCAATCCAAAGCATATGGTGCCCTCTCTGATGGAAACAGGGGCACGTCTTTTTGTTACTAGATTCCTCAGTCATTTTATATCAACCGGCTGTGTGAT TTTATTGGAAGAAGGTGGCACTATGTTTACCTTTGAAGGAACTAGCAATAAGTGTTCTCTAAAAACTGTAATTAAAGTTCACAGTCCACATTTTTATTGGAAG GTTATGACAGAGGCAGATTTAGGCCTTGCGGATTCATATATCAATGgggatttttcttttgttgataaAAAAGATGGTCTGCTGAACCTTGTAATG ATTCTTATTGCCAACAGAGATTTGATTTCTTCCAACTCAAAACTTAGTAAGAAAAG GGGTTGGTGGACACCATTGTTGTTTACAGCTGGTTTAACATCAGCAAAGTATTTCTTCAAGCATGTCTTAAGACAAAATACTCTTACACAAGCACGTAGGAACATTTCTCGCCATTACGACCTG AGTAATGACCTTTTTGCACTCTTCTTGGATGAGACAATGACATACTCTTGTGCAGTATTTAAG ACAGAAGATGAGGATTTGAAAGATGCACAACACAGAAAGATCTCTCTTTTGATTGAAAAA GCAAGAATTGATAGCAAGCATGAAATTCTTGAGATTGGATGTGGTTGGGGAAGCTTAGCTATTGAGGTTGTCAAACGAACTGGATGCAAATATACCGGCATTACTTTATCCGAAGAGCAACTCAAACTTGCAGAAAAAAGAGTGAAGGAAGCTGGACTTCAG GAAAATATAAGATTTCAACTCTGTGACTATCGACAACTACCTAGCACCTACAAGTATGACAGAATTATATCGTG TGAGATGATAGAAGCTGTTGGCCATGAATACATGGAGGACTTCTTCGGTTGCTGTGAATCAGTGTTAGCAGATGATGGACTTCTTGTTTTACAG TTCATATCAATACCAGAGGAACGGTACAATGAATACAGGCGAAGCTCGGATTTCATCAAGGAATACATCTTCCCTGGTGGATGCTTACCTTCTCTGGCTAGGATAACAACAGCCATGAATGCTGCGTCCAAACTCTG TGTGGAGCATGTGGAAAACATCGGACTTCATTACTACCAAACGCTTAGATATTGGAGAAAGAATTTTTTGGAGAAACAGAG CAAAATCCATGCCTTGGGATTCAATGACAAGTTCATCCGGACATGGGAATACTATTTTGATTATTGTGCTGCTGGTTTCAAGTCCAATACTCTTGGTAATTACCAG GTTGTATTTTCTCGGCCTGGAAATGTAGTTGCACTTGGCAACCCATACAAAGACTTCCCCTCAgcttcttaa
- the LOC105796762 gene encoding uncharacterized protein LOC105796762 isoform X2, whose product MDFSAFSILSFCRNHHLLQIFGRPQWMTVRWRSHRYVNKVREELESRGCQIRTGCEVHSVLSDAEGCTVLCGDDSHELYQGCIMAVHAPDALRLLGNQATYDESTVLGAFQYVYSDIYLHRDKNLMPKNPAAWSAWNFLGSTDKNVSLTYWLNVLQNLGETSLPFLVTLNPDYTPKHTLLKWRTGHPVPSVAATKASLELDRIQGKRGIWFCGAYLGYGFHEDGLKAGMIAANGLLGKSCNILSNPKHMVPSLMETGARLFVTRFLSHFISTGCVILLEEGGTMFTFEGTSNKCSLKTVIKVHSPHFYWKVMTEADLGLADSYINGDFSFVDKKDGLLNLVMILIANRDLISSNSKLSKKRGWWTPLLFTAGLTSAKYFFKHVLRQNTLTQARRNISRHYDLSNDLFALFLDETMTYSCAVFKTEDEDLKDAQHRKISLLIEKARIDSKHEILEIGCGWGSLAIEVVKRTGCKYTGITLSEEQLKLAEKRVKEAGLQENIRFQLCDYRQLPSTYKYDRIISCEMIEAVGHEYMEDFFGCCESVLADDGLLVLQFISIPEERYNEYRRSSDFIKEYIFPGGCLPSLARITTAMNAASKLCVEHVENIGLHYYQTLRYWRKNFLEKQSKIHALGFNDKFIRTWEYYFDYCAAGFKSNTLGNYQVVFSRPGNVVALGNPYKDFPSAS is encoded by the exons ATGGATTTTTCAGCTTTCTCTATTCTTTCATTTTGCCGCAATCATCATCTACTTCAG ATCTTTGGACGACCACAGTGGATGACCGTTCGATGGCGTTCACATCGTTACGTCAATAAG GTTAGAGAAGAGCTGGAGAGTAGAGGTTGTCAAATAAGAACTGGTTGCGAGGTGCATTCTGTTTTGAGTGATGCTGAAG GTTGCACTGTATTATGTGGAGATGACTCTCACGAGTTATATCAAGGTTGCATAATGGCTGTTCATGCACCAGATGCTTTGAGATTGTTAGGGAATCAAGCAACATATGATGAATCAACAGTGCTTGGTGCTTTCCAATATGTCTATAG TGATATTTATCTTCATCGTGACAAAAATTTAATGCCCAAAAACCCAGCAGCATGGAGTGCATGGAATTTTCTTGGAAGTACAGACAAGAATGTATCTTTGACATACTGGCTTAATGTGCTTCAG AATCTAGGAGAAACAAGCCTACCCTTTTTGGTCACTCTCAATCCAGATTATACACCAAAACACACCTTGCTTAAGTGGAGAACAGGCCATCCAGTACCATCTGTTGCTGCAACAAAAGCTTCTCTTGAGCTTGATCGGATTCAAGGGAAGAGAGGAATTTGGTTTTGTGGAGCATACCTGG GCTATGGCTTCCATGAAGATGGATTAAAG GCTGGGATGATTGCTGCAAACGGTCTGCTGGGAAAAAGTTGTAATATTCTGAGCAATCCAAAGCATATGGTGCCCTCTCTGATGGAAACAGGGGCACGTCTTTTTGTTACTAGATTCCTCAGTCATTTTATATCAACCGGCTGTGTGAT TTTATTGGAAGAAGGTGGCACTATGTTTACCTTTGAAGGAACTAGCAATAAGTGTTCTCTAAAAACTGTAATTAAAGTTCACAGTCCACATTTTTATTGGAAG GTTATGACAGAGGCAGATTTAGGCCTTGCGGATTCATATATCAATGgggatttttcttttgttgataaAAAAGATGGTCTGCTGAACCTTGTAATG ATTCTTATTGCCAACAGAGATTTGATTTCTTCCAACTCAAAACTTAGTAAGAAAAG GGGTTGGTGGACACCATTGTTGTTTACAGCTGGTTTAACATCAGCAAAGTATTTCTTCAAGCATGTCTTAAGACAAAATACTCTTACACAAGCACGTAGGAACATTTCTCGCCATTACGACCTG AGTAATGACCTTTTTGCACTCTTCTTGGATGAGACAATGACATACTCTTGTGCAGTATTTAAG ACAGAAGATGAGGATTTGAAAGATGCACAACACAGAAAGATCTCTCTTTTGATTGAAAAA GCAAGAATTGATAGCAAGCATGAAATTCTTGAGATTGGATGTGGTTGGGGAAGCTTAGCTATTGAGGTTGTCAAACGAACTGGATGCAAATATACCGGCATTACTTTATCCGAAGAGCAACTCAAACTTGCAGAAAAAAGAGTGAAGGAAGCTGGACTTCAG GAAAATATAAGATTTCAACTCTGTGACTATCGACAACTACCTAGCACCTACAAGTATGACAGAATTATATCGTG TGAGATGATAGAAGCTGTTGGCCATGAATACATGGAGGACTTCTTCGGTTGCTGTGAATCAGTGTTAGCAGATGATGGACTTCTTGTTTTACAG TTCATATCAATACCAGAGGAACGGTACAATGAATACAGGCGAAGCTCGGATTTCATCAAGGAATACATCTTCCCTGGTGGATGCTTACCTTCTCTGGCTAGGATAACAACAGCCATGAATGCTGCGTCCAAACTCTG TGTGGAGCATGTGGAAAACATCGGACTTCATTACTACCAAACGCTTAGATATTGGAGAAAGAATTTTTTGGAGAAACAGAG CAAAATCCATGCCTTGGGATTCAATGACAAGTTCATCCGGACATGGGAATACTATTTTGATTATTGTGCTGCTGGTTTCAAGTCCAATACTCTTGGTAATTACCAG GTTGTATTTTCTCGGCCTGGAAATGTAGTTGCACTTGGCAACCCATACAAAGACTTCCCCTCAgcttcttaa
- the LOC105796762 gene encoding uncharacterized protein LOC105796762 isoform X3: MCFRLQCMNLQNLGETSLPFLVTLNPDYTPKHTLLKWRTGHPVPSVAATKASLELDRIQGKRGIWFCGAYLGYGFHEDGLKAGMIAANGLLGKSCNILSNPKHMVPSLMETGARLFVTRFLSHFISTGCVILLEEGGTMFTFEGTSNKCSLKTVIKVHSPHFYWKVMTEADLGLADSYINGDFSFVDKKDGLLNLVMILIANRDLISSNSKLSKKRGWWTPLLFTAGLTSAKYFFKHVLRQNTLTQARRNISRHYDLSNDLFALFLDETMTYSCAVFKTEDEDLKDAQHRKISLLIEKARIDSKHEILEIGCGWGSLAIEVVKRTGCKYTGITLSEEQLKLAEKRVKEAGLQENIRFQLCDYRQLPSTYKYDRIISCEMIEAVGHEYMEDFFGCCESVLADDGLLVLQFISIPEERYNEYRRSSDFIKEYIFPGGCLPSLARITTAMNAASKLCVEHVENIGLHYYQTLRYWRKNFLEKQSKIHALGFNDKFIRTWEYYFDYCAAGFKSNTLGNYQVVFSRPGNVVALGNPYKDFPSAS, encoded by the exons ATGTGCTTCAG ACTGCAATGTATGAATTTGCAGAATCTAGGAGAAACAAGCCTACCCTTTTTGGTCACTCTCAATCCAGATTATACACCAAAACACACCTTGCTTAAGTGGAGAACAGGCCATCCAGTACCATCTGTTGCTGCAACAAAAGCTTCTCTTGAGCTTGATCGGATTCAAGGGAAGAGAGGAATTTGGTTTTGTGGAGCATACCTGG GCTATGGCTTCCATGAAGATGGATTAAAG GCTGGGATGATTGCTGCAAACGGTCTGCTGGGAAAAAGTTGTAATATTCTGAGCAATCCAAAGCATATGGTGCCCTCTCTGATGGAAACAGGGGCACGTCTTTTTGTTACTAGATTCCTCAGTCATTTTATATCAACCGGCTGTGTGAT TTTATTGGAAGAAGGTGGCACTATGTTTACCTTTGAAGGAACTAGCAATAAGTGTTCTCTAAAAACTGTAATTAAAGTTCACAGTCCACATTTTTATTGGAAG GTTATGACAGAGGCAGATTTAGGCCTTGCGGATTCATATATCAATGgggatttttcttttgttgataaAAAAGATGGTCTGCTGAACCTTGTAATG ATTCTTATTGCCAACAGAGATTTGATTTCTTCCAACTCAAAACTTAGTAAGAAAAG GGGTTGGTGGACACCATTGTTGTTTACAGCTGGTTTAACATCAGCAAAGTATTTCTTCAAGCATGTCTTAAGACAAAATACTCTTACACAAGCACGTAGGAACATTTCTCGCCATTACGACCTG AGTAATGACCTTTTTGCACTCTTCTTGGATGAGACAATGACATACTCTTGTGCAGTATTTAAG ACAGAAGATGAGGATTTGAAAGATGCACAACACAGAAAGATCTCTCTTTTGATTGAAAAA GCAAGAATTGATAGCAAGCATGAAATTCTTGAGATTGGATGTGGTTGGGGAAGCTTAGCTATTGAGGTTGTCAAACGAACTGGATGCAAATATACCGGCATTACTTTATCCGAAGAGCAACTCAAACTTGCAGAAAAAAGAGTGAAGGAAGCTGGACTTCAG GAAAATATAAGATTTCAACTCTGTGACTATCGACAACTACCTAGCACCTACAAGTATGACAGAATTATATCGTG TGAGATGATAGAAGCTGTTGGCCATGAATACATGGAGGACTTCTTCGGTTGCTGTGAATCAGTGTTAGCAGATGATGGACTTCTTGTTTTACAG TTCATATCAATACCAGAGGAACGGTACAATGAATACAGGCGAAGCTCGGATTTCATCAAGGAATACATCTTCCCTGGTGGATGCTTACCTTCTCTGGCTAGGATAACAACAGCCATGAATGCTGCGTCCAAACTCTG TGTGGAGCATGTGGAAAACATCGGACTTCATTACTACCAAACGCTTAGATATTGGAGAAAGAATTTTTTGGAGAAACAGAG CAAAATCCATGCCTTGGGATTCAATGACAAGTTCATCCGGACATGGGAATACTATTTTGATTATTGTGCTGCTGGTTTCAAGTCCAATACTCTTGGTAATTACCAG GTTGTATTTTCTCGGCCTGGAAATGTAGTTGCACTTGGCAACCCATACAAAGACTTCCCCTCAgcttcttaa
- the LOC105796763 gene encoding heterogeneous nuclear ribonucleoprotein 1: MDSDQGKLFIGGISWETSEDRLKEYFGQYGDILQTVVMRDKVTGRPRGFGFVVFSDPSVLDTVLQEKHTIDGRTVEAKRALSREEQQTSARSGNFNQGRNSGGGGNIRTKKIFVGGLPPTLTEDGFRQYFEAYGHVTDVVIMYDQNTQRPRGFGFISFDTEDAVDRVLHKSFHDLNGKQVEVKRALPKDANPGGASRTMSGGASGFGGYQGYGSSGGNSSSYDGRMDSSSYMRAQGTGAGFPTYGSSGYAPGYGYGPANNGVGYGSYGNYGGAGAGYGAPAGAAYGNPNAGYASGPPGAPRSSWGTQAPSGYGAMGYGNAAPWGAGAGSGGPGSAATGQSPTGATGYGGQGYGYGGYGGNDGSYGNAGYGAAGGRSGGTPNSNAVAGGEDLQGSGGGYMVSGYGDVNGSSGYGNATWRSDSSQGSGNYGGAQANGPHGGQGGYGGGYGGAQGRQAQQQ; encoded by the exons ATGGATTCAGATCAGGGGAAGCTGTTTATTGGAGGGATATCATGGGAAACAAGTGAGGATAGGCTAAAGGAATACTTTGGTCAGTACGGCGACATCTTGCAGACTGTTGTTATGAGAGATAAGGTTACGGGGAGACCTCGTGGCTTTGGATTCGTTGTCTTCTCAGATCCGTCCGTTCTCGATACCGTTCTTCAAGAAAAGCACACCATTGATGGTAGAACG GTTGAGGCAAAGAGGGCGTTATCTAGAGAGGAGCAGCAAACGTCTGCTAGATCTGGTAATTTTAATCAGGGTAGAAATTCCGGAGGTGGTGGAAATATCAGGACCAAGAAGATTTTTGTTGGAGGATTGCCTCCGACCTTAACTGAAGACGGGTTTCGCCAATACTTTGAGGCATATGGTCATGTAACTGATGTAGTAATCATGTATGACCAGAATACTCAGCGGCCTCGGGGGTTTGGTTTTATCTCCTTCGACACTGAAGATGCAGTTGACAGGGTTTTGCACAAGAGTTTTCATGATTTGAATGGCAAGCAAGTTGAAGTGAAGCGGGCCCTTCCTAAAGATGCCAACCCCGGTGGGGCTAGCCGTACTATGAGTGGTGGTGCCAGTGGTTTTGGAGGTTACCAGGGTTATGGTTCTTCTGGTGGGAATTCAAGTTCTTATGATGGTCGAATGGACTCCAGTAGTTACATGCGCGCCCAGGGTACTGGAGCTGGCTTTCCAACTTATGGCTCATCAGGATATGCACCTGGTTACGGTTATGGTCCTGCTAATAATGGTGTTGGCTATGGTAGTTATGGAAATTATGGTGGTGCAGGTGCTGGTTATGGTGCTCCTGCAGGTGCAGCTTATGGGAACCCTAATGCTGGTTATGCAAGTGGGCCTCCTGGTGCCCCTAGAAGTTCATGGGGCACTCAAGCTCCATCTGGTTATGGTGCTATGGGTTATGGGAATGCTGCTCCTTGGGGTGCTGGTGCTGGTAGTGGTGGCCCAGGTTCTGCAGCTACTGGCCAGTCTCCCACTGGAGCTACTGGGTATGGGGGTCAAGGTTATGGATATGGTGGATATGGCGGTAATGATGGATCTTATGGGAATGCTGGCTATGGGGCTGCTGGAGGTCGTTCTGGTGGTACTCCAAATAGTAATGCTGTTGCAGGTGGGGAAGATCTACAAGGGAGTGGTGGTGGTTACATGGTAAGTGGGTATGGTGATGTAAATGGAAGTTCAGGGTATGGAAATGCAACATGGAGGTCTGATTCATCCCAAGGTTCTGGAAATTATGGGGGTGCTCAGGCAAATGGTCCTCATGGTGGACAAGGTGGTTATGGTGGTGGGTATGGCGGTGCACAGGGCCGACAAGCTCAGCAACAGTGA
- the LOC105796765 gene encoding uncharacterized protein LOC105796765 yields MDAAPNDVKEVNGHKRNSLSSIDSTETEDHTDGEEYSESNSLLLPKKGGMSRKSEKTRRKVQWNDRNGDKLVEVMEFEPSDVSDSEDDEDKDSCICIIM; encoded by the exons ATGGATGCTGCCCCTAATGATGTGAAGGAGGTTAATGGACATAAAAGGAACTCTTTAAGTTCCATAGATTCCACAGAAACTGAAGATCACACTGATGGAGAAGAATACAGTGAGTCAAATTCTTTGTTGCTACCTAAAAAAGGTGGGATGTCAAGAAAATCTGAAAAGACAAGGAGAAAAGTCCAATGGAATGATAGAAATGGTGATAAACTTGTGGAGGTCATGGAATTTGAACCAAG TGATGTGAGCGATTCTGAAGACGACGAGGATAAAGATTCCTGCATATGTATAATAATGTAG
- the LOC105796766 gene encoding eukaryotic translation initiation factor — MASEAAVEVNAISAAAPEAEATTGAEKQPHKLERKWTFWFDNQSRPKQGAAWGTSLRKVYTFDTVEEFWCLYDQIFKPSKLPGNADFHLFKAGIEPKWEDPECASGGKWSVTSNRKANLENMWLETLMALIGEQFDEADEICGVVASVRQRQDKLALWTKTATNEAAQMGIGRKWKEIIGVNDKITYSFHDDSRRERSAKGRYNV, encoded by the exons ATGGCAAGCGAGGCGGCGGTGGAAGTTAACGCCATATCGGCGGCGGCGCCAGAGGCGGAAGCAACAACAGGGGCAGAGAAGCAACCACATAAACTCGAGAGAAAGTGGACCTTTTGGTTTGATAACCAATCAAGGCCTAAACAAGGCGCCGCTTGGGGTACCTCTCTACGCAAGGTTTACACATTTGACACCGTAGAAGAATTTTGGTG TTTGTATGATCAAATATTCAAGCCCAGCAAGTTGCCCGGGAATGCTGATTTCCACTTGTTTAAGGCCGGAATTGAACCCAAATGGGAAGATCCCGAGTGTGCTAGTGGAGGAAAGTGGTCTGTCACTAGCAACAGAAAGGCTAATCTCGAGAATATGTGGCTTGAAACC TTGATGGCATTGATCGGGGAGCAATTCGATGAGGCGGATGAGATTTGTGGTGTAGTTGCTAGCGTACGCCAAAGGCAGGACAAACTTGCATTATGGACCAAGACGGCAACGAACGAAGCTGCTCAG ATGGGCATCGGGAGGAAGTGGAAGGAGATCATTGGCGTCAACGATAAAATTACTTATAGCTTCCAT GATGACTCGAGAAGGGAAAGATCGGCAAAAGGCCGATACAATGTTTGA
- the LOC105796767 gene encoding 60S ribosomal protein L23 codes for MSKRGRGGSAGNKFRMSLGLPVAATVNCADNTGAKNLYIISVKGIKGRLNRLPSACVGDMVMATVKKGKPDLRKKVLPAVIVRQRKPWRRKDGVYMYFEDNAGVIVNPKGEMKGSAITGPIGKECADLWPRIASAANAIV; via the exons ATGTCGAAGCGAG GACGTGGAGGGTCAGCTGGAAACAAGTTCAGGATGTCACTGGGTTTACCAGTGGCAGCCACAGTGAACTGTGCTGATAACACTGGTGCTAAGAACCTTTATATCATCTCGGTGAAAGGAATCAAGGGCCGTCTCAACCGGTTGCCCTCTGCTTGTGTTGGAGATATGGTGATGGCTACCGTCAAGAAAGGGAAGCCTGATCTCAGGAAGAAGGTTTTGCCTGCTGTCATTGTGAGACAACGCAAGCCATGGCGCCGAAAGGATGGTGTTTACATGTACTTTGAAG ACAATGCCGGTGTCATTGTGAATCCAAAAGGAGAAATGAAAG GTTCTGCTATAACTGGTCCAATTGGGAAGGAGTGTGCTGATCTTTGGCCAAGGATTGCAAGTGCAGCCAATGCTATTGTTTAG